One window of the Chryseobacterium camelliae genome contains the following:
- a CDS encoding APC family permease — protein sequence MSKIWTKKPMSAFENDMKSSQLKRVLGKWSLTAIGIGAIIGGGIFVLTGTGAYYHAGPALAISFIIAGIACIFAALCYSEFASILPVEGSAYAYAYGTVGEIFAWIIGWGLILEYAMGSMTVAVSWSGYFNKMLKMFGLHLPEYLTSDPASYSGSGFSMNLPAFVIVLVVIGLLIKGTKEAAKANNLIVLMKVSAVLFVIIAGVFFINTANWDPFIPAQRMVMEGDQMKEAYGVQGIVSGAAAIFFAYIGFDAVSTQAGEAINPKKDVPFAIIVSLLVCTALYILVSLVLTGMMNYSNFDPHGKYPDAIKAPVAYAFEIAGQGWAGYIITIAATVGLISVLMVMIMGQSRIFLGMSKDGLIPKVFSDVHPVRKTPAKSLMMLGIVIATVAAFTPISKLADMTSFGTLFAFTMVCVAVWILRKKEPQLPRNFRVPALPVIATLGICINVYLIWNLSHEAKLLSMAWLFLGVIIYFTYSLRNSKLHKTGYGETFKAEQEPLQKTDLDL from the coding sequence ATGTCTAAAATATGGACCAAAAAACCCATGAGCGCTTTCGAAAACGATATGAAAAGCAGTCAGCTCAAAAGGGTACTCGGTAAATGGAGTCTTACAGCGATCGGGATCGGAGCGATTATCGGAGGAGGAATTTTTGTACTGACAGGTACAGGCGCGTATTACCATGCGGGACCTGCACTGGCGATTTCTTTCATCATTGCCGGGATTGCCTGTATTTTTGCAGCGCTGTGCTATTCTGAATTTGCCTCAATACTGCCGGTAGAAGGATCTGCTTATGCGTATGCTTACGGAACAGTAGGGGAAATCTTCGCCTGGATCATCGGGTGGGGGCTCATCCTGGAATATGCTATGGGATCTATGACGGTTGCGGTATCCTGGTCCGGATATTTCAATAAGATGCTAAAGATGTTCGGCCTCCACCTGCCCGAATACCTTACTTCAGACCCTGCAAGCTACAGCGGATCCGGATTTTCCATGAACCTTCCGGCATTCGTTATTGTACTTGTGGTAATCGGCCTTTTGATCAAAGGGACTAAAGAAGCGGCTAAAGCCAATAACCTGATCGTGCTGATGAAAGTATCTGCTGTACTGTTCGTTATTATTGCCGGAGTATTCTTCATCAATACAGCCAACTGGGATCCTTTTATTCCTGCACAGAGAATGGTGATGGAAGGAGATCAGATGAAAGAGGCTTATGGTGTTCAGGGAATCGTTTCCGGAGCAGCTGCCATATTCTTTGCCTACATTGGTTTTGATGCCGTATCTACACAGGCGGGGGAAGCCATCAATCCTAAAAAAGATGTTCCTTTTGCCATTATCGTATCACTTTTAGTGTGTACAGCCCTTTACATCCTGGTATCATTAGTGTTGACGGGAATGATGAATTACAGTAATTTCGATCCTCACGGTAAATACCCTGATGCCATTAAGGCACCGGTAGCCTATGCATTTGAAATTGCAGGACAGGGCTGGGCCGGATACATTATTACCATTGCTGCAACAGTTGGGTTGATTTCCGTATTAATGGTCATGATCATGGGGCAGTCCAGGATTTTCCTGGGAATGTCGAAAGACGGGTTGATCCCTAAAGTTTTCAGCGATGTACACCCGGTAAGAAAAACCCCGGCAAAAAGCCTGATGATGCTGGGGATTGTTATTGCTACCGTGGCTGCCTTCACGCCGATCAGCAAGCTGGCGGATATGACGAGTTTCGGTACCCTGTTTGCCTTCACAATGGTGTGTGTGGCTGTATGGATCCTCAGAAAGAAAGAGCCTCAGTTGCCGAGGAATTTCAGAGTTCCGGCATTGCCAGTGATCGCAACACTGGGAATCTGCATCAATGTGTACCTGATCTGGAACCTGAGCCATGAAGCGAAGCTCTTATCAATGGCATGGCTGTTCCTGGGAGTGATCATCTATTTCACCTACAGTTTAAGAAACAGTAAGCTTCATAAAACCGGATACGGGGAAACGTTCAAAGCAGAGCAGGAACCGCTTCAGAAGACAGATTTAGATTTATAA
- a CDS encoding WD40/YVTN/BNR-like repeat-containing protein: MKKIFTIIGSFLGMTVFSQHVKSFETILNDQISIRALEIYDHKVWYSGTDSRFGFVDLKDPVNQKQIRLSEKKLQFRTLGQDKNAFYAINVESPAEFFKISKKDLQHEVVFRDTVKTAFYDALHFVNHRLAYTLSDSDKDNRLKLAVLKAGKWEMLKNNPVLNEGEAAFAASNTNIASTKKYLWIATGGKSSRIIRMNLKNNQPEIFETPFIQGTSSQGMYSIDFADDTFGIAVGGDYTMQDANINNIATTHDGGRTWQIQASGKNAGYMTCVRIRPGSGGKEMIAVGDRHISYSSDYGKSWTKISDEKNLYVCQWTDEDTVVLAGKDRVAVLELTF; encoded by the coding sequence ATGAAAAAGATTTTCACCATTATAGGTTCATTCTTGGGAATGACTGTGTTTTCACAACACGTAAAAAGTTTTGAAACCATTCTGAATGATCAGATAAGCATCCGTGCTTTAGAAATTTACGATCATAAAGTCTGGTACAGCGGAACCGACTCCAGGTTTGGTTTTGTGGATTTAAAAGACCCAGTAAACCAGAAGCAGATCAGGCTGTCCGAAAAAAAACTGCAGTTCCGCACATTGGGCCAAGATAAGAATGCATTTTACGCCATCAATGTAGAAAGCCCTGCTGAGTTTTTTAAGATCAGTAAAAAAGATTTACAGCATGAAGTTGTTTTCAGGGATACGGTAAAAACGGCATTTTATGATGCGTTGCATTTTGTGAATCATCGGCTCGCTTACACATTGAGTGATTCAGATAAGGACAACCGTTTAAAGCTGGCTGTTTTAAAAGCTGGAAAATGGGAAATGTTGAAGAATAACCCGGTTTTAAATGAGGGTGAAGCTGCTTTTGCGGCCAGCAATACCAATATTGCATCCACAAAAAAATACCTCTGGATTGCCACGGGAGGCAAGTCTTCCAGGATCATCAGAATGAACCTGAAAAATAATCAGCCTGAAATATTTGAGACACCTTTCATTCAGGGGACATCTTCCCAGGGTATGTATTCCATCGATTTTGCTGATGATACCTTCGGAATTGCTGTCGGAGGTGATTATACCATGCAGGATGCCAATATCAATAACATCGCAACAACCCATGACGGAGGCAGAACCTGGCAGATTCAGGCATCCGGTAAAAATGCCGGGTATATGACCTGTGTGAGGATCAGGCCCGGTTCCGGGGGAAAAGAGATGATTGCGGTTGGTGACCGTCATATCAGCTATTCTTCAGATTACGGAAAGAGCTGGACGAAGATTTCTGATGAAAAGAATTTGTATGTCTGCCAGTGGACCGATGAGGATACCGTAGTGCTCGCCGGAAAAGACAGGGTAGCAGTTTTAGAGCTGACGTTTTAA
- a CDS encoding sialate O-acetylesterase yields the protein MKNKAFFILIIFPVFVYSQKIRVFILAGQSNMNGFGYNKDLPEDLKAFQDVYIFQGSSVPDGDSGGGRGKWDLLRPGNGTGFKTDGKTNMLSDRFGPELSFAKKMKELFPGEKIALIKYAREGTSIDSLAAAGFGCWDADFKGKNGLNQYDHFLKTLKNALSETDIDKNGQKDDLIPSGIVWMQGEGDASYTEEIAGRYYIHLKTLMNQMRAALLTDDLPVVIGKISDSGKNEAGKVWPMGELVQYAQEKFAAKDGHAAIIRTTKKYNYGNDPWHYDSAGYIDLGKNFAEELHRLMIIFEQHR from the coding sequence ATGAAAAATAAAGCATTTTTTATTTTAATAATCTTTCCGGTATTCGTATACAGCCAGAAAATCAGGGTTTTTATTCTGGCCGGGCAATCCAATATGAATGGATTTGGTTATAATAAAGACCTTCCGGAAGATCTGAAGGCCTTTCAGGATGTGTACATCTTTCAGGGCAGCTCTGTTCCGGACGGGGATTCCGGCGGCGGAAGAGGAAAGTGGGACCTACTTAGGCCTGGTAATGGCACAGGTTTCAAGACGGACGGTAAAACCAATATGCTTTCAGACCGTTTCGGGCCGGAATTATCTTTTGCCAAAAAAATGAAAGAACTTTTTCCCGGCGAAAAAATTGCCCTGATTAAATACGCCCGTGAAGGAACATCTATAGACAGCCTGGCTGCGGCAGGCTTCGGATGCTGGGACGCTGATTTTAAAGGGAAAAACGGACTCAATCAGTATGACCATTTCCTGAAGACATTAAAAAATGCCTTGTCTGAAACCGATATTGATAAAAATGGACAGAAAGATGATCTTATTCCTTCCGGGATCGTCTGGATGCAGGGTGAAGGTGATGCCAGTTATACCGAAGAAATCGCAGGCCGCTATTACATACACCTTAAAACGCTGATGAACCAAATGAGGGCCGCTTTATTAACCGATGATCTTCCCGTAGTCATCGGAAAAATTTCAGATTCAGGAAAAAATGAAGCCGGAAAGGTATGGCCGATGGGCGAACTGGTGCAGTACGCACAGGAAAAATTTGCAGCAAAAGACGGGCATGCAGCCATCATCCGCACGACCAAGAAGTACAATTACGGAAATGATCCATGGCATTATGACAGTGCCGGATATATTGACCTAGGAAAAAACTTTGCAGAAGAGCTCCACAGGCTTATGATCATTTTTGAACAGCACCGGTAA
- the hemN gene encoding oxygen-independent coproporphyrinogen III oxidase, with product MNSLIDKYNIPGPRYTSYPTVPYWDESSFSPQKWEETVIRSFRESNAEEGISIYIHLPFCEALCTFCACHKRITKQHSVEVPYLESVLKEWKLYLNLFDEKPKLKELHLGGGTPTFFSPKNLKTLLEGIFAGVDIADHPEFSFEGHPNNTTRDHLQTLYDLGFRRVSFGVQDYDLKVQKAINRIQPFENVQQVTEWAREIGYTGISHDLVFGLPHQHWDAMEYTIRKTMELKPDRLAFYSYAHVPWVKGVGQRGFDENDLPSGEEKRRLYEDGKRLLQELGYIEVGMDHFALEHDDLYQSLIHKNLHRNFMGYTSSKTQLMVGLGMSAISDSWYAFAQNVKTVEEYQALVEQGKIPVVKGHILNEEDLIVRRHILNLMCQLETSWDLQNAFPELSNALDMLKEMEKDELVELHDHQIKITEKGRAFTRNVAMVFDLRMMRNKPETRIFSMTI from the coding sequence ATGAATTCTTTAATAGATAAATATAATATTCCCGGGCCCCGTTACACGTCTTATCCAACGGTTCCGTATTGGGATGAAAGCAGTTTCTCGCCTCAGAAATGGGAAGAAACGGTAATCAGGTCATTCCGGGAAAGCAATGCGGAAGAAGGTATATCCATTTATATCCACCTGCCTTTCTGTGAAGCTTTATGTACTTTCTGTGCCTGCCACAAAAGAATCACCAAGCAGCACAGCGTAGAAGTTCCGTATCTGGAAAGCGTTCTGAAAGAGTGGAAACTGTACCTGAACCTTTTTGATGAAAAACCGAAGCTGAAAGAGCTGCACCTGGGAGGCGGAACACCGACGTTCTTTTCACCTAAAAATCTAAAAACATTGCTGGAAGGCATCTTTGCCGGCGTGGATATAGCAGACCATCCTGAATTCTCCTTTGAGGGGCATCCCAATAATACAACAAGAGATCATCTTCAGACCTTATACGATTTAGGCTTCAGAAGAGTAAGCTTCGGGGTACAGGATTATGACCTTAAAGTACAGAAAGCCATCAACAGAATCCAGCCTTTTGAAAACGTACAGCAGGTAACCGAATGGGCGCGGGAAATCGGGTATACAGGAATCAGCCATGACCTGGTTTTCGGATTGCCGCACCAGCATTGGGACGCGATGGAATATACCATCCGAAAAACCATGGAGCTAAAGCCGGACCGGCTGGCTTTTTACTCTTATGCGCATGTTCCATGGGTGAAGGGTGTCGGGCAAAGAGGCTTTGACGAAAACGACCTTCCAAGCGGAGAAGAAAAACGCAGGTTGTATGAAGACGGTAAAAGATTGCTGCAGGAACTGGGATACATAGAAGTAGGAATGGACCACTTTGCCCTTGAGCATGATGATCTGTACCAGTCGCTTATCCATAAAAATCTCCATCGGAACTTTATGGGATATACCTCCAGCAAAACCCAGTTAATGGTAGGTTTGGGCATGTCTGCTATTTCAGATTCATGGTATGCTTTTGCCCAGAATGTAAAAACCGTTGAAGAGTACCAGGCTCTCGTAGAGCAGGGAAAAATCCCTGTGGTTAAAGGTCATATCCTGAATGAGGAAGACTTGATTGTAAGGAGGCATATCCTGAACCTCATGTGCCAGCTGGAGACGTCATGGGACCTTCAGAATGCTTTTCCTGAACTGAGCAATGCACTGGATATGCTGAAAGAAATGGAAAAAGATGAACTGGTGGAACTTCATGACCATCAGATAAAAATTACTGAAAAAGGAAGGGCATTCACCAGAAATGTTGCCATGGTTTTTGACCTCAGGATGATGAGGAATAAGCCTGAAACAAGGATTTTCTCCATGACCATCTGA
- a CDS encoding PQQ-dependent sugar dehydrogenase translates to MKKLLFAGSVFCSLIFNAQTISLQEFATGLTSPVEITHANDSRLFVVQQNGIIKIVQPSGAVNAANFLNISSKVTFGGERGLLGLAFHPQYATNGYFFVYYNDTAGNLTVSRYTVSATDPNVADPSTEKILLNIPKPFDNHNGGSIHFGSDGYLWIVTGDGGSGGDPNNNAQNKNSLLGKMLRIDVNTSTAPYAIPPTNPFVGVDGADEVWAYGLRNAWKFSFDPATGNAMIADVGQGQIEEINRIPVTQAGVNYGWRCYEGNNAYNTSGCAAASTMTFPVAVYDHSGNRCSITGGYVYRGSAYPALSGKYFFADYCSTQIGMLNADNTITWTPAFSGNNFSTFGINNQNELFVAAVNNGKIYRITTGTLATQDNGGFAAPVRIYPIPASERIFIDGFYGTDMTADITTIEGRKVLDSAKVESDYSVNITGIPAGTYFINVKSGDLRSYSQKIIIK, encoded by the coding sequence ATGAAAAAACTACTTTTTGCAGGGAGCGTCTTTTGTTCTCTAATTTTTAATGCGCAGACCATCAGTCTGCAGGAGTTTGCTACGGGGCTGACGAGTCCTGTAGAGATCACGCATGCGAATGACAGCCGGCTTTTTGTGGTACAGCAGAACGGAATCATTAAAATCGTACAGCCCAGCGGAGCTGTTAATGCTGCCAATTTTTTAAACATCAGTTCAAAAGTCACTTTTGGCGGTGAGCGCGGTCTTTTAGGACTGGCATTCCATCCGCAGTATGCTACGAACGGATACTTTTTCGTCTATTATAACGACACTGCCGGCAACCTCACTGTATCCAGATATACGGTAAGTGCTACCGATCCTAATGTGGCTGATCCTTCAACTGAAAAAATACTGCTTAACATCCCTAAACCATTTGACAACCATAACGGTGGCAGCATCCACTTCGGTTCAGACGGTTATTTATGGATCGTTACCGGTGACGGCGGCAGCGGCGGAGACCCTAACAACAATGCCCAGAACAAGAATTCTCTGCTTGGAAAGATGTTGAGGATCGATGTGAATACCAGTACCGCTCCGTATGCCATACCGCCGACCAATCCTTTCGTGGGTGTGGACGGTGCTGATGAAGTCTGGGCATACGGACTCAGAAATGCCTGGAAATTTTCTTTTGATCCGGCAACAGGAAATGCGATGATTGCTGATGTGGGACAAGGCCAGATTGAGGAAATCAACAGGATTCCGGTAACACAGGCAGGCGTTAATTACGGCTGGAGATGCTATGAAGGAAATAATGCGTACAATACCTCAGGCTGTGCGGCTGCTTCAACCATGACGTTCCCGGTGGCAGTGTACGACCATTCCGGAAACAGATGTTCGATTACCGGAGGATATGTATACCGCGGATCTGCCTATCCTGCCCTGAGCGGAAAATACTTTTTTGCCGATTACTGCTCTACCCAGATCGGTATGCTGAATGCTGATAATACGATCACCTGGACGCCGGCTTTCAGTGGAAATAATTTTTCAACATTCGGGATCAATAATCAGAATGAGCTCTTTGTAGCAGCTGTAAACAACGGGAAAATCTACCGGATTACCACAGGAACCCTCGCTACTCAGGATAACGGAGGCTTCGCCGCACCCGTGAGGATATATCCTATCCCGGCTTCCGAGAGGATTTTTATTGACGGGTTTTACGGTACCGATATGACGGCTGACATTACCACTATTGAAGGAAGAAAAGTACTGGATTCTGCCAAGGTGGAAAGTGATTACAGCGTTAACATCACCGGAATCCCGGCAGGCACCTATTTTATCAATGTCAAATCCGGAGATCTCAGGTCATACAGCCAGAAAATCATCATTAAATAA
- the secD gene encoding protein translocase subunit SecD, which yields MQGKGLITIVAIVLGLICLNELLPTWYVSKIEKQAAAVAGDNPEKYQKEIARLSKDTLNLGFTKLYYTKARDKEMKLGLDLKGGINVLLEINQRDLVNDLTNYSTNPVLIEALNKTDEVQKNSTKSYIDNFFDQFDAINKAKGTNLKLADPELFGNTNLSEIKYNTTDEQVKSIIKRRIDLSVGTAFEVIRTRIDKMGAVQPNVQRVPGTARISVEMPGMKDIDKVKKMLQTSAKLQFWEVQQVPEVAPYFQTLGTMVAAKADSMGVAKNTNFMNLLHIDKLRTNGVANVKLSDTAVVNKILNSKVAQSLRPANIKYTQFMWGYKPEANDSESLVLYAIRSNINQKAPVDGAVESANISYDELGRVVVDMQMDSKGAKEWKTLTEKNVGKPVAVTLDNRVYTAPNVVSAIPNGRTQISGNFSQEEAKELVDVLGAGKLPAGAKVVQATQVGPSLGQESIDAGMLSFAIAFLIIIAYIIFYYGGAGVYAVIAMIINLFYIFGIMDSVDATLTLPGIAGIVLTMAMAVDTNVIIYERTKEELFAGKSILEAYKDGFKHALSAIVDGHLTTLLTAGVLFLFGTGPIKGFALTLGIGILMTFFTSVLISRVMIFSRLNKGKHLSVWTAPTKNMFRNTWIDFIGKRKYAYIVSAILTVVSIASIAIHGFKYGIDFTGGRNYVVRFDKPVNAEDIEGNLVKIFQTEDGKNSSVEAKTFGNDKQLKISTDYLIGDESLKADQTVEQKLFTGLKSSLPANMTLADFKSADKDHAGIISSEKVGPTVADDIQKHGILAVVAALAGIFIYILVRFRKWQFSLGAVAALFHDAVIILGAYSLLHKFMPFNMEINQDFVAAILTVLGYSINDTVIIFDRIREYLKEKKSLTLAGLFDDSISSTLGRTFNTSFTTILVILAIFIFGGDNLRGFMFAMLIGIAFGTYSSIFIASAIAYDFLKTGKEEDVHGKSTSSKEVLASK from the coding sequence ATGCAAGGAAAAGGACTTATTACAATTGTTGCTATTGTACTGGGGCTAATTTGCTTAAATGAGCTGTTACCCACCTGGTACGTGAGCAAAATTGAAAAGCAGGCAGCTGCTGTCGCAGGAGACAATCCGGAAAAGTATCAGAAAGAGATTGCAAGGCTTTCTAAGGATACACTGAACTTGGGGTTTACCAAACTTTATTACACGAAAGCTAGGGACAAGGAAATGAAACTCGGTCTTGACCTTAAGGGAGGGATCAACGTCCTTTTGGAGATCAACCAGAGAGACTTGGTGAATGATTTAACCAATTATTCTACCAATCCTGTTCTTATCGAAGCTTTGAACAAGACAGATGAAGTACAGAAAAATTCCACTAAATCGTATATCGATAACTTTTTTGATCAGTTCGATGCGATTAACAAAGCTAAAGGAACCAACCTGAAACTGGCTGATCCTGAGCTTTTCGGGAATACGAATCTTTCCGAGATCAAGTACAACACCACAGATGAGCAGGTGAAAAGCATCATCAAAAGAAGAATCGACCTTTCCGTAGGAACCGCTTTTGAGGTAATCAGGACAAGGATCGACAAGATGGGTGCCGTACAGCCTAACGTTCAGAGGGTTCCGGGTACTGCCAGGATTTCTGTGGAAATGCCGGGGATGAAGGACATCGATAAAGTAAAGAAAATGCTCCAGACTTCAGCAAAACTTCAGTTCTGGGAAGTACAGCAGGTTCCGGAAGTAGCACCTTATTTTCAGACTCTGGGGACCATGGTAGCTGCTAAAGCAGATTCAATGGGAGTTGCGAAGAATACCAACTTTATGAATCTTCTGCACATCGATAAGCTGAGAACCAATGGTGTAGCTAATGTTAAATTGTCTGATACTGCTGTAGTGAATAAAATCCTGAACAGCAAAGTAGCCCAGTCTCTACGTCCGGCCAATATTAAATATACCCAATTCATGTGGGGATACAAGCCTGAAGCTAACGATTCCGAAAGCCTTGTTTTGTATGCCATCAGAAGCAATATCAATCAAAAAGCTCCGGTAGACGGTGCTGTTGAAAGCGCCAACATCAGTTATGACGAACTGGGAAGGGTAGTGGTAGACATGCAGATGGATTCCAAAGGAGCCAAAGAATGGAAAACCCTTACCGAGAAAAATGTTGGGAAGCCGGTTGCCGTAACCCTGGATAACAGAGTGTATACTGCTCCGAACGTAGTCAGTGCCATTCCGAACGGTAGGACCCAGATTTCCGGGAACTTCTCGCAGGAGGAAGCCAAAGAACTGGTAGATGTTCTTGGTGCCGGTAAACTTCCGGCAGGAGCTAAAGTAGTTCAGGCGACTCAGGTAGGTCCGTCATTGGGTCAGGAGTCGATTGATGCAGGGATGCTGTCTTTTGCCATCGCATTCTTAATCATCATTGCCTATATTATTTTCTATTATGGCGGGGCCGGAGTGTATGCGGTGATTGCTATGATCATCAACCTGTTCTATATCTTCGGAATTATGGATTCCGTGGATGCCACCCTTACTCTTCCTGGTATTGCAGGGATTGTACTGACGATGGCCATGGCGGTGGATACGAACGTAATTATTTATGAAAGAACCAAAGAAGAGCTTTTCGCCGGAAAAAGCATTCTTGAAGCTTATAAAGACGGTTTCAAACACGCGTTAAGTGCTATTGTTGACGGTCACTTAACGACATTATTAACGGCCGGTGTTCTTTTCCTTTTCGGAACCGGACCTATCAAAGGATTTGCCCTTACATTGGGAATCGGTATCTTAATGACGTTCTTTACTTCGGTATTAATTTCCCGAGTAATGATCTTCTCAAGGCTGAACAAAGGAAAGCACCTTTCCGTATGGACCGCTCCTACGAAAAATATGTTCAGGAATACCTGGATCGATTTTATCGGAAAAAGAAAATATGCATATATCGTTTCTGCGATTTTAACAGTGGTAAGTATCGCTTCTATTGCGATCCACGGATTTAAATACGGGATCGACTTTACAGGAGGTAGGAATTATGTAGTAAGATTTGACAAACCGGTGAACGCTGAAGATATCGAAGGTAACCTGGTCAAAATATTCCAGACGGAAGATGGGAAAAACTCTTCTGTGGAAGCCAAGACTTTCGGAAATGATAAGCAGCTTAAAATTTCTACCGATTACCTGATCGGGGATGAATCTTTAAAAGCAGACCAGACCGTAGAACAGAAGTTGTTCACAGGGCTGAAGTCAAGCTTACCGGCTAATATGACACTGGCTGATTTCAAATCTGCAGATAAAGACCACGCAGGAATCATTTCTTCCGAGAAAGTAGGTCCTACTGTAGCAGATGACATTCAGAAACACGGTATTTTAGCGGTTGTAGCAGCCTTAGCAGGGATCTTTATCTACATCCTTGTACGATTCAGAAAATGGCAGTTCTCCCTGGGTGCCGTTGCAGCATTGTTCCACGATGCGGTGATCATCCTGGGTGCTTACTCACTGCTTCATAAGTTTATGCCGTTCAACATGGAGATCAATCAGGATTTCGTTGCGGCCATCCTTACGGTATTAGGATATTCCATCAATGATACGGTAATCATCTTTGACCGTATCCGTGAATACCTGAAAGAGAAAAAATCCCTGACGTTGGCAGGATTGTTTGACGATTCCATCTCCAGCACGCTGGGAAGAACCTTCAACACTTCCTTCACAACGATCCTTGTTATCCTGGCCATCTTTATCTTCGGTGGTGATAACCTGAGAGGATTTATGTTTGCCATGCTGATCGGTATCGCGTTCGGTACCTACTCATCCATCTTCATCGCTTCGGCTATTGCCTACGATTTCCTGAAAACAGGAAAAGAAGAAGATGTACACGGTAAATCAACATCCAGTAAAGAAGTCCTTGCTTCAAAATAA
- a CDS encoding TCR/Tet family MFS transporter, which yields MDNTKKKAAIGFIFITLLIDITGWGIIIPVVPKLIEELIHADISEAAKYGGWLGFAYAFTQFIFSPLVGNLSDKYGRRPIILISLFGFAVDYIFLALAPTIWWLFLGRVIAGITGASVTTASAYIADISTDEDRAKNFGLIGAAFGLGFIIGPVLGGVLGHYGARVPFYAAAGLCLLNFLYGYFILPESLDKDKRREFSWKRANPVGSFKFLGKHPEISGLIAALILIYIAGHAVQSNWSFFTMYKFNWTERMVGISLGVVGLLVGLVQGGLIRWTTPKLGEQKSIYYGLTLYAIGMLLFAFASQGWMMFVFLIPYCLGGICGPALQSVITKSVPSNEQGELQGALTSLMSATSIIGPPMMTNLFYYFTHDDAPFEFSGAPFFLAFILMAVSVVMTYYAFNKEKKI from the coding sequence ATGGATAACACAAAGAAGAAAGCAGCCATCGGCTTCATATTTATTACCTTACTGATTGACATAACCGGCTGGGGAATCATCATCCCCGTTGTTCCCAAACTGATCGAAGAACTGATTCATGCTGATATCAGCGAAGCTGCAAAATATGGTGGCTGGCTTGGATTTGCCTATGCATTCACCCAGTTTATATTTTCTCCTCTGGTAGGAAATCTCAGTGACAAATACGGAAGAAGGCCCATTATTCTGATTTCGCTGTTCGGATTTGCTGTAGACTATATTTTCCTGGCACTGGCCCCTACCATCTGGTGGCTGTTCCTGGGAAGGGTTATCGCCGGAATCACGGGGGCGAGTGTCACAACGGCCAGTGCCTATATTGCGGATATATCTACGGATGAAGACCGGGCTAAAAATTTCGGGCTGATAGGTGCCGCTTTCGGGCTTGGTTTTATCATAGGCCCGGTCCTGGGTGGCGTTCTGGGGCATTATGGTGCCAGAGTACCTTTCTACGCGGCGGCAGGATTATGCCTGCTTAATTTCCTGTATGGGTATTTCATCCTTCCGGAAAGTCTTGATAAGGATAAAAGGAGGGAATTCAGCTGGAAAAGGGCCAATCCTGTAGGCTCATTTAAATTTTTAGGGAAGCACCCTGAAATTTCTGGGCTGATTGCGGCACTCATCCTGATCTATATCGCCGGCCATGCTGTACAGAGCAACTGGAGTTTCTTTACCATGTATAAATTCAACTGGACCGAAAGGATGGTCGGGATTTCACTCGGTGTCGTAGGGTTATTGGTCGGACTGGTACAGGGAGGGCTGATCCGCTGGACTACTCCGAAACTGGGAGAACAGAAAAGCATCTATTACGGACTTACCCTGTATGCCATAGGAATGCTATTATTCGCCTTTGCTTCCCAGGGTTGGATGATGTTCGTATTTCTGATCCCGTATTGCCTGGGCGGGATATGTGGTCCTGCACTTCAATCGGTGATTACGAAAAGTGTCCCTTCCAATGAGCAGGGTGAATTGCAGGGGGCACTGACCAGCCTGATGAGTGCCACATCCATTATCGGACCGCCGATGATGACAAATCTTTTCTACTATTTCACGCATGATGATGCACCCTTTGAGTTTTCAGGAGCACCATTCTTCCTGGCTTTTATTCTGATGGCAGTAAGTGTCGTGATGACATATTATGCTTTTAATAAAGAAAAGAAAATCTGA
- a CDS encoding Sec-independent protein translocase subunit TatA/TatB, translating to MELSFGEMALIAIAIVVLFGPDKLPQIARDLGAGVRKMRGAVEDIKTEIMKETDNPVSEIKREIEKVKDAAKEYNPMQELQKNAVHETPAVTEPEKPKPSEDETYEGPVSR from the coding sequence ATGGAACTAAGTTTTGGAGAAATGGCACTGATTGCCATTGCAATCGTAGTCTTATTCGGGCCGGACAAGCTCCCGCAAATCGCGCGTGACCTTGGGGCTGGGGTAAGAAAAATGCGTGGTGCCGTGGAAGATATCAAAACCGAAATCATGAAAGAGACAGATAATCCCGTATCTGAAATCAAACGTGAGATCGAAAAGGTAAAAGATGCCGCAAAAGAGTACAATCCTATGCAGGAACTGCAGAAAAATGCAGTACATGAAACGCCTGCTGTCACTGAACCTGAAAAGCCCAAACCTTCAGAAGACGAAACGTATGAAGGTCCTGTAAGCAGATAG